The Pseudomonas iranensis genome includes a window with the following:
- a CDS encoding YkgJ family cysteine cluster protein: MSEASPCLNCGACCSHFRVSFFWGECSSAGGTVPDELVAQITPSRVAMIGTDRKPARCMSLAGEVGSAVACTIYDKRSSTCREFEASWENGEHNPDCDKARAAHGLPPLPPHWNDLPLERIA, from the coding sequence ATGTCCGAAGCCAGTCCGTGTCTGAATTGCGGTGCCTGCTGTTCCCACTTTCGCGTGTCTTTTTTCTGGGGTGAGTGCTCATCCGCTGGCGGGACGGTGCCCGATGAACTGGTCGCGCAGATCACTCCGAGCCGGGTGGCAATGATCGGCACCGATCGCAAACCGGCGCGTTGCATGTCGCTGGCGGGTGAGGTCGGCAGCGCTGTGGCCTGCACGATCTATGACAAGCGCTCGAGCACCTGCCGCGAGTTCGAGGCGTCGTGGGAGAACGGCGAGCACAATCCCGACTGCGACAAGGCCCGCGCCGCCCACGGCCTGCCACCCTTGCCGCCACACTGGAACGACCTGCCGCTGGAGCGCATTGCCTGA
- a CDS encoding spinster family MFS transporter, whose translation MQNSTQAANAWRILFLLFLANLFNFFDRTIPAIIIEPIRMEWHLSDFQLGIIGTAFTIVYAIAGLPLGRMADTGSRSKLMGWGLATWSALTAVNGMVGSFWSFLIVRMGIGIGEASYAPAANSLIGDLFPAHRRARAMGIFMLGLPLGLLLAFFTIGAMVKAFDSWRAPFFIAAVPGLILAVFMFFIKEPKRGAAETVQVSQEKVDKPIRRVLAVPTFLWLVMAGLCFNFATYACNSFLVPMLQRYFLMPLQEAAVATGVIVGVTGLVGLTLGGWIADKIHQRFASGRLLFAAFSLIISTLCTAWALHAGRIEIGVFVAVFSVGWLFAYNFYTCVYTAIQDVVEPRLRATAMALFFAGLYLLGGGLGPVVVGGLSDHFAHTAMLAAGAEQMTEAFKAVGLHDAMYLIPVALFLTMVFLFLASRCFVRDAQRMKEGLVAVVEPEISAATA comes from the coding sequence ATGCAGAACTCGACCCAAGCGGCGAATGCCTGGCGCATTCTGTTCCTGCTGTTCCTCGCCAACCTGTTCAATTTCTTCGATCGCACCATCCCGGCGATCATCATCGAACCGATCCGCATGGAATGGCACCTCAGCGACTTTCAGCTGGGCATCATCGGCACTGCGTTCACCATTGTTTACGCGATTGCCGGCCTGCCACTCGGGCGCATGGCCGACACCGGTTCACGCAGCAAGCTGATGGGCTGGGGCCTGGCGACCTGGAGTGCGCTGACTGCGGTCAACGGCATGGTCGGCAGTTTCTGGAGTTTCCTCATCGTGCGCATGGGCATCGGCATCGGCGAAGCCAGTTACGCACCAGCGGCCAACTCGCTGATCGGCGATCTGTTTCCCGCACACCGTCGGGCGCGGGCGATGGGTATTTTCATGCTTGGCCTGCCGCTGGGGCTGCTGCTGGCGTTCTTCACCATCGGCGCGATGGTCAAGGCGTTCGACAGCTGGCGCGCGCCGTTCTTCATCGCTGCCGTGCCGGGGCTGATCCTCGCGGTGTTCATGTTCTTCATCAAAGAGCCGAAACGCGGAGCGGCTGAAACCGTGCAGGTCTCGCAAGAGAAAGTCGACAAACCGATCCGCCGCGTCCTCGCCGTGCCGACCTTCCTGTGGCTGGTGATGGCCGGGCTGTGCTTCAACTTCGCGACCTATGCCTGCAACTCGTTTCTGGTGCCGATGCTGCAGCGCTATTTCCTCATGCCGTTGCAGGAGGCGGCGGTGGCCACCGGTGTCATCGTTGGCGTGACGGGATTGGTCGGGCTGACCCTTGGCGGCTGGATCGCCGACAAGATTCATCAGCGCTTCGCCAGTGGGCGGCTGTTGTTTGCCGCGTTCAGCCTGATCATTTCAACGTTGTGCACAGCCTGGGCGCTGCATGCCGGGCGCATCGAGATCGGTGTGTTCGTCGCGGTATTCAGCGTCGGCTGGCTGTTCGCCTACAACTTCTATACCTGCGTGTACACGGCAATTCAGGACGTCGTCGAACCGCGCCTGCGGGCCACGGCGATGGCGTTGTTCTTTGCCGGTCTGTATCTGCTCGGCGGCGGGTTGGGGCCAGTGGTGGTGGGTGGGCTGTCGGATCACTTCGCGCACACGGCGATGCTGGCGGCGGGGGCTGAGCAGATGACCGAAGCGTTCAAGGCTGTCGGCCTGCATGACGCGATGTACCTGATCCCGGTGGCGCTGTTCCTGACGATGGTCTTTCTGTTTCTGGCATCGCGGTGTTTTGTTCGCGATGCACAGCGGATGAAGGAGGGATTGGTGGCGGTGGTTGAGCCAGAAATTTCTGCGGCGACTGCCTGA
- the rapA gene encoding RNA polymerase-associated protein RapA has protein sequence MAQQYQPGQRWISDSEAELGLGTVLAQDGRLLTVLYPATGETRQYALRNAPLTRVRFSPGDSITHFEGWKMTVQQVDDVDGLMVYHGLNGQNEVVTLPETQLSNFIQFRLASDRLFAGQIDPLPWFSLRYNTLEHTSRQLQSSLWGLGGVRAQPIAHQLHIAREVADRIAPRVLLADEVGLGKTIEAGLVIHRQLLSGRANRVLILVPENLQHQWLVEMRRRFNLQVALFDEERFIESDATNPFEDTQLALVALEWLVDDEKAQDALFAAGWDLMVVDEAHHLVWHEDKASAEYSLVEQLAEVIPGVLLLTATPEQLGQDSHFARLRLLDPNRFHDLAAFRAESDNYRPVAEAVQELLDKGRLSAEAHKTIHGFLGNEGEALLTAVNDGDTEASARLVRELLDRHGTGRVLFRNTRAAVQGFPERKLHPYPLPCPDEYLELPLGEHAELYPEVSFQAQPDASEEERWWKFDPRVEWLIDQLKMLKRTKVLVICAHAETAMDLEDALRVRSGIPATVFHEGMNILERDRAAAYFADEEFGAQVLICSEIGSEGRNFQFAHHLVLFDLPSHPDLLEQRIGRLDRIGQKHIIELHVPYLETSPQQRLFQWYHEALNAFLNTCPTGNALQHQFGPRLLPLLEEADDGEWQALIDEARAERERLEAELHTGRDRLLELNSGGAGEGEALVEAILEQDDQFALPIYMETLFDAFGIDSEDHSENALILKPSEKMLDASFPLGDDEGVTITYDRNQALSREDMQFITWEHPMVQGGMDLVLSGSMGNTAVALIKNKALKPGTVLLELLYVSEVVAPRSLQLGRYLPPAALRCLLDANGNDLSPRVSFETLNDQLESVPRASANKFIQAQRDQLTPRINAGEEKIAPRHAERVAEARRRLAADTDEELARLTALQAVNPTVRDSELEALRTQREQGLAMLDKAALRLEAIRVLVAG, from the coding sequence ATGGCGCAGCAGTATCAACCGGGGCAACGCTGGATCAGTGACAGCGAAGCAGAGCTTGGTTTAGGCACCGTTCTGGCACAGGACGGCCGCTTGCTGACCGTGCTTTACCCGGCCACTGGCGAAACCCGCCAGTACGCGCTACGGAATGCGCCCCTGACCCGCGTGCGGTTTTCGCCGGGCGACTCCATCACCCATTTCGAAGGCTGGAAGATGACCGTGCAGCAGGTCGACGACGTCGACGGGCTGATGGTCTATCACGGCCTCAACGGGCAGAACGAGGTCGTCACGCTGCCGGAAACCCAGCTGTCGAACTTCATTCAGTTCCGTCTGGCCAGCGACCGCCTGTTCGCCGGACAGATCGACCCGCTGCCGTGGTTCTCCCTGCGCTACAACACTCTTGAACACACCAGCCGCCAGTTGCAGTCCTCGCTGTGGGGCTTGGGTGGCGTGCGTGCGCAACCGATCGCGCACCAGTTGCACATCGCCCGCGAAGTCGCCGACCGTATCGCCCCGCGTGTATTGCTGGCGGACGAAGTGGGTCTGGGTAAGACCATCGAAGCCGGTCTGGTCATCCACCGCCAGCTGCTCTCGGGCCGCGCCAATCGCGTGCTGATTCTGGTCCCGGAAAACCTCCAGCATCAGTGGCTGGTGGAGATGCGCCGCCGTTTCAATCTGCAGGTCGCGCTGTTCGACGAAGAACGCTTTATCGAAAGCGATGCCACCAACCCGTTCGAAGACACGCAACTGGCGCTGGTCGCGCTGGAGTGGCTGGTCGACGACGAGAAGGCACAGGACGCCTTGTTCGCCGCTGGTTGGGACCTGATGGTGGTCGACGAAGCGCACCACCTGGTCTGGCATGAAGACAAGGCCAGCGCGGAATACTCGCTGGTCGAGCAACTGGCCGAAGTGATTCCCGGCGTGCTGCTGCTCACCGCCACCCCGGAACAACTCGGTCAGGACAGCCACTTCGCCCGTCTGCGCCTGCTTGACCCGAATCGTTTCCACGACCTGGCCGCGTTCCGCGCCGAGAGCGACAACTATCGCCCTGTGGCCGAAGCGGTGCAGGAACTGCTCGACAAGGGCCGTCTCTCCGCCGAGGCGCACAAGACCATTCACGGTTTCCTCGGCAATGAAGGCGAAGCCCTGCTCACCGCCGTCAACGATGGCGATACTGAAGCCAGCGCCCGCCTCGTCCGTGAACTGCTTGATCGCCACGGCACCGGCCGCGTGCTGTTCCGCAACACCCGCGCCGCTGTGCAGGGTTTCCCGGAGCGAAAACTGCATCCATACCCGCTGCCGTGCCCGGACGAATACCTCGAACTGCCGCTGGGCGAACACGCCGAGCTGTACCCGGAAGTCAGCTTCCAGGCCCAGCCGGACGCCAGCGAAGAAGAGCGCTGGTGGAAATTCGACCCGCGCGTCGAGTGGCTGATCGATCAGCTGAAAATGCTCAAGCGCACCAAAGTGCTGGTGATCTGCGCCCACGCCGAAACCGCGATGGACCTGGAAGACGCGTTGCGCGTGCGTTCCGGCATCCCGGCCACGGTGTTCCACGAAGGCATGAACATCCTCGAGCGTGACCGCGCCGCCGCCTACTTCGCCGACGAAGAATTCGGCGCGCAGGTGCTGATCTGCTCGGAGATCGGCAGTGAGGGTCGCAACTTCCAGTTCGCTCACCACCTGGTGCTGTTCGATCTGCCGTCGCACCCGGACCTGCTCGAACAGCGCATCGGCCGTCTTGACCGGATCGGCCAGAAGCACATCATCGAACTGCACGTGCCATACCTGGAAACCAGCCCGCAACAGCGCCTGTTCCAGTGGTACCACGAAGCGCTCAACGCCTTCCTCAACACCTGCCCGACCGGCAACGCCTTGCAGCATCAGTTCGGCCCACGCCTGCTGCCGCTGCTCGAAGAAGCCGATGACGGCGAGTGGCAAGCGCTGATCGACGAAGCACGGGCCGAGCGTGAGCGTCTCGAAGCCGAGCTGCACACCGGCCGCGACCGTTTGCTGGAATTGAATTCCGGCGGCGCTGGCGAAGGTGAAGCGCTGGTAGAAGCGATCCTCGAGCAGGACGACCAGTTCGCCCTGCCGATCTACATGGAAACCCTGTTCGACGCCTTCGGCATCGACAGCGAAGACCATTCGGAAAACGCTCTGATCCTCAAGCCGAGCGAGAAGATGCTCGACGCCAGTTTCCCGCTGGGCGACGACGAAGGCGTGACCATCACCTACGACCGCAATCAGGCGCTGTCGCGCGAAGACATGCAGTTCATCACCTGGGAACACCCTATGGTGCAGGGCGGCATGGACCTGGTGCTGTCCGGTTCGATGGGCAACACCGCCGTCGCGCTGATCAAGAACAAGGCGCTGAAGCCGGGCACCGTGTTGCTGGAATTGCTGTACGTCAGCGAAGTGGTCGCACCGCGCTCGCTGCAACTGGGTCGCTACCTGCCACCGGCGGCGCTGCGTTGCCTGCTCGATGCCAATGGTAATGACCTGTCGCCACGGGTGTCGTTCGAAACCCTCAACGATCAGCTGGAAAGCGTGCCACGGGCCAGCGCCAACAAGTTCATCCAGGCCCAGCGCGATCAATTGACGCCACGGATCAACGCCGGCGAAGAAAAGATCGCCCCGCGTCACGCCGAGCGTGTGGCCGAAGCGCGCCGTCGTCTGGCCGCCGACACTGACGAAGAACTGGCGCGCCTGACCGCGTTGCAAGCGGTCAACCCGACCGTGCGTGACAGCGAACTGGAGGCGTTGCGCACTCAGCGTGAGCAGGGTCTGGCAATGCTCGACAAAGCGGCGTTGCGCCTGGAAGCGATTCGGGTGCTGGTGGCGGGTTAA